The following are encoded in a window of Acipenser ruthenus chromosome 26, fAciRut3.2 maternal haplotype, whole genome shotgun sequence genomic DNA:
- the LOC117430489 gene encoding probable ribonuclease ZC3H12B isoform X1: MVLELAAPARAGPLLQRCIPHIERVFRVRVSHSSAESNCGSSVDSSSIRLNIGEGEEGDCRKANDYIVSLISPEHRIKERLTLALRKRLLTVKSTIEYDSQAVVEIKDNALEISGGEHNVMTAWSMVEKLKMEKRSSREEVNILRETAADCSAESEDGTSSESETEPACGKKREPLINNKPHRQLCRSPCLDRPSFSQSSILQDLRAEDARAASCKLSLDKEYQAKMDFALKLGYSGEQIETVLHKLGADALINDILAELVRLGNKGDVDTQSGTCTSTSMLVPRGLCTKEIASPEISLEEEAVDNLDNLRPIVIDGSNVAMSHGNKEVFSCRGIQLAVDWFLEKGHKDITVFVPAWRKEQSRPDAPITDQEILRKLEKEKILVFTPSRRVQGRRVVCYDDRFIVKLACESDGIIVSNDNYRDLQNEKPEWKKFIEERLLMYSFVNDKFMPPDDPLGRHGPSLENFLRKRPVIPEHKKQPCPYGKKCTYGHKCKYYHPERANQSQRSVADELRAFAKLSAVKTMSEGALAKCGTGPATAKGESSSEVKRVAPKRQSDPSIRSVACEPEERLSAARKPEASSVPSLVSALSVPTMQPAKSHAAGALNTRSASSPVPGSSQFSQCSSLEHMSSVQYPPILVTNSHGTSINYSEQYPKYDTGGADHGYYSMLSDFSNLSLSSMHNTDSFYSMEQEHGMYTRNPSPCPDPCISHSSNESSYSYGDLYMSSGDGGPEENVKCHLPPSQNRLQPFSHGFHEALKRVQSYGPDEPKQAPRKQSVSHLAPHVQHPVVGARSSCPGDYPIPQNVHPSSTSQPGRALGMTRMDSISDSRLYESNPMRQRRPPLCREQHASWDPLPCGTESYGYHSYPLSSNLMQPYYERVMVRSMPEKMEQTWRSPWEGMPAEPQERHLIPEHQYQTYRNLCNIFPQYLVHSVMEKNPHMTDPQQLAAVIVTKLRSGR, encoded by the exons GACTATATAGTTTCACTTATCTCTCCGGAACACAGAATAAAGGAACGCTTAACATTAGCGTTGCGTAAACGGCTGCTGACAGTGAAATCCACCATTGAGTATGACTCGCAGGCTGTTGTGGAGATAAAAGACAATGCTCTTGAGATTTCGGGCGGCGAGCACAACGTAATGACGGCCTGGTCCATGGTGGAGAAGTTGAAAATGGAGAAACGGTCCTCCAGAGAAGAGGTCAACATTCTCAGAGAGACAGCAGCAGACTGCAGCGCGGAGTCTGAGGACGGCACAAGCTCTGAGAGCGAAACGGAGCCGGCGTGCGGCAAGAAGAGGGAGCCACTCATCAACAACAAGCCCCACCGCCAGCTCTGCCGCTCCCCCTGCCTGGACCGGCCTAGCTTCTCCCAGAGCAGCATCCTGCAGGACCTCCGAGCCGAAGACGCCAGGGCCGCCAGCTGCAAGCTCAGCCTGGATAAGGAGTACCAGGCCAAAATGGATTTTGCTTTGAAGCTGGGGTATTCTGGTGAGCAGATTGAGACTGTACTCCACAAACTGGGGGCTGACGCCCTCATCAATGACATTCTGGCAGAACTTGTGAGGCTGGGCAATAAGGGCGACGTGGACACGCAGAGTGGTACGTGCACGAGCACAAGCATGTTGGTACCTCGGGGCCTCTGTACAAAGGAAATCGCCAGCCCAGAAATCTCATTAGAAGAGGAAGCAGTGGACAATTTAGACAATTTGAGACCAATAGTGATTGACGGGTCTAATGTGGCTATGAG TCATGGAAACAAAGAGGTGTTCTCTTGTCGTGGGATCCAGCTGGCTGTCGACTGGTTTCTGGAGAAGGGGCACAAAGACATCACAGTGTTCGTGCCGGCGTGGAGGAAGGAGCAGTCCAGACCCGACGCACCGATCACAG ATCAGGAGATCCTGAGAAAGCTTGAAAAAGAGAAGATTCTTGTATTCACACCTTCACGGAGAGTCCAGGGGAGGAGGGTGGTGTGCTACGATGATCGCTTTATAgtgaagctggcatgtgaatctGATGGCATCATTGTGTCCAATGATAATTACCGGGATCTGCAGAATGAGAAACCAGAGTGGAAGAAGTTCATAGAAGAGCGGCTCTTAATGTACTCCTTTGTAAACGACAA GTTTATGCCACCTGATGATCCTTTGGGGCGTCATGGTCCAAGTTTGGAGAATTTCCTCAGAAAACGACCAGTTATTCCCGAGCATAAGAAACAACCCTGTCCATATG GAAAAAAGTGCACATATGGGCATAAATGCAAATATTACCACCCAGAGCGTGCTAACCAATCACAGAGATCAGTAGCAGATGAGCTGCGGGCTTTTGCCAAGTTGTCTGCTGTGAAAACCATGAGTGAAGGTGCCCTGGCAAAATGTGGCACCGGGCCTGCCACAGCTAAAGGAGAGAGCAGCTCTGAAGTCAAACGCGTCGCTCCCAAGCGTCAGTCAGACCCCAGCATCCGCTCAGTGGCCTGTGAACCAGAGGAAAGGCTATCGGCAGCTCGCAAACCTGAGGCTAGCTCCGTGCCTTCTCTTGTGTCTGCTCTCAGCGTGCCAACAATGCAGCCAGCCAAAAGCCACGCTGCTGGTGCCTTGAACACCCGCTCCGCCAGCAGCCCCGTGCCGGGTTCTTCACAGTTCTCTCAGTGCTCGTCGCTGGAACACATGTCTAGTGTGCAGTATCCACCTATCCTGGTCACCAACAGCCACGGCACCTCCATCAACTACTCGGAACAGTACCCCAAGTACGACACCGGGGGGGCTGATCACGGCTACTACTCCATGTTGAGCGACTTCTCAAATCTGAGCCTCAGCAGCATGCACAACACAGACAGTTTCTACAGCATGGAACAGGAGCACGGCATGTACACGAGAAACCCCAGCCCTTGCCCTGATCCTTGCATTAGCCATTCGAGTAACGAATCCTCCTACTCCTACGGGGACCTGTACATGAGTTCAGGGGACGGAGGTCCGGAGGAAAACGTCAAGTGCCACCTGCCTCCTTCTCAGAACAGGTTGCAGCCGTTTTCCCATGGCTTCCACGAGGCTTTAAAAAGAGTGCAGAGTTACGGACCCGACGAGCCCAAACAGGCGCCACGCAAGCAGTCAGTTTCTCACCTTGCGCCGCATGTACAGCACCCCGTGGTTGGGGCACGGTCGAGCTGCCCTGGGGACTATCCCATACCTCAGAACGTCCACCCGTCCTCAACTTCACAGCCAGGTCGGGCTTTAGGCATGACCAGGATGGACAGTATATCAGACTCCAGACTCTACGAGAGCAACCCCATGAGACAAAGGAGGCCTCCGCTGTGCAGGGAGCAGCACGCCAGCTGGGACCCCCTTCCCTGCGGCACTGAATCCTATGGGTACCACTCTTACCCCTTAAGCAGCAACCTCATGCAGCCTTACTACGAGCGCGTGATGGTGCGAAGCATGCCTGAGAAGATGGAACAGACCTGGAGGTCCCCGTGGGAAGGCATGCCTGCAGAGCCTCAGGAACGCCATTTAATCCCAGAGCACCAGTACCAGACCTACCGCAATCTCTGCAACATTTTCCCACAGTATCTTGTTCACTCTGTTATGGAGAAGAATCCTCACATGACAGACCCCCAGCAGCTTGCAGCTGTCATAGTCACCAAGTTAAGGTCTGGGcgttaa
- the LOC117430489 gene encoding probable ribonuclease ZC3H12B isoform X2, producing the protein MTAWSMVEKLKMEKRSSREEVNILRETAADCSAESEDGTSSESETEPACGKKREPLINNKPHRQLCRSPCLDRPSFSQSSILQDLRAEDARAASCKLSLDKEYQAKMDFALKLGYSGEQIETVLHKLGADALINDILAELVRLGNKGDVDTQSGTCTSTSMLVPRGLCTKEIASPEISLEEEAVDNLDNLRPIVIDGSNVAMSHGNKEVFSCRGIQLAVDWFLEKGHKDITVFVPAWRKEQSRPDAPITDQEILRKLEKEKILVFTPSRRVQGRRVVCYDDRFIVKLACESDGIIVSNDNYRDLQNEKPEWKKFIEERLLMYSFVNDKFMPPDDPLGRHGPSLENFLRKRPVIPEHKKQPCPYGKKCTYGHKCKYYHPERANQSQRSVADELRAFAKLSAVKTMSEGALAKCGTGPATAKGESSSEVKRVAPKRQSDPSIRSVACEPEERLSAARKPEASSVPSLVSALSVPTMQPAKSHAAGALNTRSASSPVPGSSQFSQCSSLEHMSSVQYPPILVTNSHGTSINYSEQYPKYDTGGADHGYYSMLSDFSNLSLSSMHNTDSFYSMEQEHGMYTRNPSPCPDPCISHSSNESSYSYGDLYMSSGDGGPEENVKCHLPPSQNRLQPFSHGFHEALKRVQSYGPDEPKQAPRKQSVSHLAPHVQHPVVGARSSCPGDYPIPQNVHPSSTSQPGRALGMTRMDSISDSRLYESNPMRQRRPPLCREQHASWDPLPCGTESYGYHSYPLSSNLMQPYYERVMVRSMPEKMEQTWRSPWEGMPAEPQERHLIPEHQYQTYRNLCNIFPQYLVHSVMEKNPHMTDPQQLAAVIVTKLRSGR; encoded by the exons ATGACGGCCTGGTCCATGGTGGAGAAGTTGAAAATGGAGAAACGGTCCTCCAGAGAAGAGGTCAACATTCTCAGAGAGACAGCAGCAGACTGCAGCGCGGAGTCTGAGGACGGCACAAGCTCTGAGAGCGAAACGGAGCCGGCGTGCGGCAAGAAGAGGGAGCCACTCATCAACAACAAGCCCCACCGCCAGCTCTGCCGCTCCCCCTGCCTGGACCGGCCTAGCTTCTCCCAGAGCAGCATCCTGCAGGACCTCCGAGCCGAAGACGCCAGGGCCGCCAGCTGCAAGCTCAGCCTGGATAAGGAGTACCAGGCCAAAATGGATTTTGCTTTGAAGCTGGGGTATTCTGGTGAGCAGATTGAGACTGTACTCCACAAACTGGGGGCTGACGCCCTCATCAATGACATTCTGGCAGAACTTGTGAGGCTGGGCAATAAGGGCGACGTGGACACGCAGAGTGGTACGTGCACGAGCACAAGCATGTTGGTACCTCGGGGCCTCTGTACAAAGGAAATCGCCAGCCCAGAAATCTCATTAGAAGAGGAAGCAGTGGACAATTTAGACAATTTGAGACCAATAGTGATTGACGGGTCTAATGTGGCTATGAG TCATGGAAACAAAGAGGTGTTCTCTTGTCGTGGGATCCAGCTGGCTGTCGACTGGTTTCTGGAGAAGGGGCACAAAGACATCACAGTGTTCGTGCCGGCGTGGAGGAAGGAGCAGTCCAGACCCGACGCACCGATCACAG ATCAGGAGATCCTGAGAAAGCTTGAAAAAGAGAAGATTCTTGTATTCACACCTTCACGGAGAGTCCAGGGGAGGAGGGTGGTGTGCTACGATGATCGCTTTATAgtgaagctggcatgtgaatctGATGGCATCATTGTGTCCAATGATAATTACCGGGATCTGCAGAATGAGAAACCAGAGTGGAAGAAGTTCATAGAAGAGCGGCTCTTAATGTACTCCTTTGTAAACGACAA GTTTATGCCACCTGATGATCCTTTGGGGCGTCATGGTCCAAGTTTGGAGAATTTCCTCAGAAAACGACCAGTTATTCCCGAGCATAAGAAACAACCCTGTCCATATG GAAAAAAGTGCACATATGGGCATAAATGCAAATATTACCACCCAGAGCGTGCTAACCAATCACAGAGATCAGTAGCAGATGAGCTGCGGGCTTTTGCCAAGTTGTCTGCTGTGAAAACCATGAGTGAAGGTGCCCTGGCAAAATGTGGCACCGGGCCTGCCACAGCTAAAGGAGAGAGCAGCTCTGAAGTCAAACGCGTCGCTCCCAAGCGTCAGTCAGACCCCAGCATCCGCTCAGTGGCCTGTGAACCAGAGGAAAGGCTATCGGCAGCTCGCAAACCTGAGGCTAGCTCCGTGCCTTCTCTTGTGTCTGCTCTCAGCGTGCCAACAATGCAGCCAGCCAAAAGCCACGCTGCTGGTGCCTTGAACACCCGCTCCGCCAGCAGCCCCGTGCCGGGTTCTTCACAGTTCTCTCAGTGCTCGTCGCTGGAACACATGTCTAGTGTGCAGTATCCACCTATCCTGGTCACCAACAGCCACGGCACCTCCATCAACTACTCGGAACAGTACCCCAAGTACGACACCGGGGGGGCTGATCACGGCTACTACTCCATGTTGAGCGACTTCTCAAATCTGAGCCTCAGCAGCATGCACAACACAGACAGTTTCTACAGCATGGAACAGGAGCACGGCATGTACACGAGAAACCCCAGCCCTTGCCCTGATCCTTGCATTAGCCATTCGAGTAACGAATCCTCCTACTCCTACGGGGACCTGTACATGAGTTCAGGGGACGGAGGTCCGGAGGAAAACGTCAAGTGCCACCTGCCTCCTTCTCAGAACAGGTTGCAGCCGTTTTCCCATGGCTTCCACGAGGCTTTAAAAAGAGTGCAGAGTTACGGACCCGACGAGCCCAAACAGGCGCCACGCAAGCAGTCAGTTTCTCACCTTGCGCCGCATGTACAGCACCCCGTGGTTGGGGCACGGTCGAGCTGCCCTGGGGACTATCCCATACCTCAGAACGTCCACCCGTCCTCAACTTCACAGCCAGGTCGGGCTTTAGGCATGACCAGGATGGACAGTATATCAGACTCCAGACTCTACGAGAGCAACCCCATGAGACAAAGGAGGCCTCCGCTGTGCAGGGAGCAGCACGCCAGCTGGGACCCCCTTCCCTGCGGCACTGAATCCTATGGGTACCACTCTTACCCCTTAAGCAGCAACCTCATGCAGCCTTACTACGAGCGCGTGATGGTGCGAAGCATGCCTGAGAAGATGGAACAGACCTGGAGGTCCCCGTGGGAAGGCATGCCTGCAGAGCCTCAGGAACGCCATTTAATCCCAGAGCACCAGTACCAGACCTACCGCAATCTCTGCAACATTTTCCCACAGTATCTTGTTCACTCTGTTATGGAGAAGAATCCTCACATGACAGACCCCCAGCAGCTTGCAGCTGTCATAGTCACCAAGTTAAGGTCTGGGcgttaa